From the genome of Anaerolineales bacterium, one region includes:
- the serS gene encoding serine--tRNA ligase, producing the protein MLDINYVRSHPEEIREMLRRRNTEAPLETVLAADDRRRALLAEAETLKARRNAASKEIGRQKDSADREAKIAEMKRVGDRIAGLDEEVRRTEEELQRALSAVPNLPDPRTPVGRDENENVVLRASGEPRPLPFEPKAHWDLGPALGILNFEQGARMTGSRFYVLHGAGALLQRALISWMVDLHIRQGYREVYPPYLVREEALYNAGQLPKFADNLYHDSEEDLWMVPTAEVPLTNLHAGEILEAGRLPLRYTAYTACFRREKMAAGRDVRGIKRGHQFDKVEMYEFARPEEADAELERMLADAEAACRGLGLTYRVKQLCTGDLGFCAARTYDLEVWSPGVAEWLEVSSVSHCGDFQARRAGIRYRPEKGAKPEFVHTFNGSGLALPRTMIAVMENYQTAAGGIAVPEVLRPWMGGIEIIRKM; encoded by the coding sequence ATGCTTGACATCAATTACGTCCGCTCCCACCCCGAGGAAATCCGTGAAATGCTGCGGCGCCGCAACACCGAGGCGCCGCTCGAAACCGTGCTTGCGGCCGACGACCGACGGCGGGCTCTGCTGGCCGAAGCGGAAACGCTGAAAGCCCGGCGCAACGCCGCCAGCAAGGAGATCGGCCGGCAGAAGGATTCCGCCGACCGCGAGGCGAAGATCGCCGAAATGAAGCGGGTCGGGGATAGGATCGCGGGGCTGGATGAGGAGGTCCGCCGAACCGAGGAAGAACTGCAACGCGCGCTGTCGGCCGTCCCCAACCTGCCCGATCCGCGCACACCCGTCGGCCGCGACGAAAACGAGAACGTCGTCCTGCGCGCTTCGGGCGAACCGAGACCGCTCCCCTTCGAACCCAAAGCGCATTGGGACCTCGGCCCGGCGCTGGGAATCCTGAATTTCGAGCAGGGTGCACGGATGACCGGATCGCGGTTTTACGTCCTCCACGGCGCAGGAGCCCTTCTGCAGCGGGCGTTGATCTCCTGGATGGTTGACCTGCACATCCGCCAGGGGTACCGCGAGGTGTACCCGCCCTACCTCGTGCGCGAGGAGGCGCTCTACAACGCCGGCCAACTGCCGAAGTTCGCCGACAACCTCTACCACGACTCGGAGGAGGACCTGTGGATGGTCCCCACCGCCGAAGTGCCGCTGACCAATTTGCACGCCGGAGAGATTCTCGAGGCTGGCCGGCTTCCGCTGCGCTACACCGCTTACACCGCCTGCTTCCGCCGCGAGAAGATGGCCGCCGGAAGGGACGTACGCGGAATCAAACGCGGCCACCAGTTCGACAAGGTGGAGATGTATGAATTCGCGCGTCCGGAGGAGGCCGACGCGGAACTGGAGAGGATGCTGGCGGACGCGGAGGCGGCCTGCCGGGGGCTGGGACTCACCTACCGGGTGAAGCAGTTATGCACCGGGGACCTGGGGTTCTGCGCCGCGCGCACCTACGACCTGGAAGTGTGGTCGCCGGGGGTGGCGGAATGGCTCGAAGTCTCCTCGGTCAGCCACTGCGGGGATTTTCAAGCGCGCCGGGCCGGAATCCGCTACCGTCCGGAAAAAGGCGCCAAGCCCGAGTTCGTCCACACCTTTAACGGATCGGGGCTGGCCCTGCCGCGGACGATGATCGCGGTGATGGAAAATTATCAGACGGCGGCCGGGGGGATCGCGGTTCCGGAGGTCCTGCGGCCGTGGATGGGCGGGATCGAGATCATCAGGAAGATGTAA
- a CDS encoding FHA domain-containing protein, translated as MSEQYRLVMSVGPNPGKVFELTMDSMSIGREASNDIVIQESELSRNHARISRRGGAYVLEDLGSTNGTFINRQRITSPRSLSPGDEIGLGENVVVVFQGEGVAATVAASGRQPAPRPAPPPPPQYAPPPQYAAPVQQAPAKKGGSNRIWIVVGVLVALCCLCSAGAYLFDAMNLYCTSPFDMIFGLITVCP; from the coding sequence ATGTCCGAACAATACCGCTTGGTCATGAGCGTCGGGCCGAATCCCGGAAAGGTATTCGAACTGACGATGGATTCGATGAGCATCGGCCGCGAGGCGAGCAACGACATCGTGATTCAGGAATCCGAGCTCTCGCGCAACCACGCCCGGATTTCCCGCCGCGGCGGAGCCTACGTGCTGGAGGACCTGGGTTCGACCAACGGCACGTTCATCAACCGCCAGCGGATCACCTCTCCGCGCTCCCTCTCCCCCGGGGATGAAATCGGGTTGGGGGAAAACGTGGTGGTGGTGTTCCAGGGCGAAGGGGTCGCCGCGACGGTCGCCGCTTCGGGCCGCCAGCCCGCGCCGCGTCCGGCGCCGCCTCCGCCGCCGCAATACGCCCCTCCGCCCCAGTATGCCGCGCCCGTCCAACAAGCGCCCGCCAAGAAGGGCGGCTCGAACCGTATTTGGATCGTCGTCGGTGTGCTGGTGGCGCTTTGTTGTCTGTGCTCCGCCGGCGCATACCTGTTCGATGCGATGAACTTGTATTGCACTTCCCCCTTCGACATGATCTTCGGCCTGATCACGGTCTGCCCGTAG
- a CDS encoding glycosyltransferase family 39 protein, which translates to MNNATSSQEPPASALRGIASVIALALLCVALLLVYTYPADPTPEIPVAAGFAAAGIALFLAARTMKTTPAEAALNAKIRLTRRGAWTAAAVLMSIMTAVMMLAFMRFDRQNYLPVIGMWFGAMACYLAAFSAAPPLREDIRRWLRGHWKECLAVAAITALGAGLRFHKLGDLPRVINGDEGWIGNVALSTISPPLANPFALWENFGGLHLQIINLAFVFLGVSTFSLRLIPAVAGTLAIPATYLLARQVADKRVALFTAILLAVSHTHMNYSRTAAVGYIQDTWFVPLELFLLLSGLRQGNRLRAAAAGVLMGIQFAIYLTPQIFSMMLAVFSLLVLLLFRRRLSGAGRVLAAFWGALAVSIIPQAVFAAGHADEFFNRLNTDGTFQSGWLSLQTAATGKGVSEILAGRVAHAFLTLIAYPSIDFYGSFISVLSLFTGIFFLIGLALALRRTLRLNYLLLNGYFWVGPVAIGLFAIPESADSYRMLMVLPAAMLMAAIGLDAALEAIGAGWNSNRNLYVGVAAFILVNLFVFNQWAYFVDHAGKCRYGGDSQTRFASYLGRFLATLEPLDPVYLLSDTVYRYGTHLSVDFLSQNKSVTNVPDAIDTIDPISGDILIASPNRIQELLDWAHRHPGGELEAFFDCETLFVLVYRVP; encoded by the coding sequence ATGAATAATGCGACTTCATCCCAGGAACCACCCGCCTCCGCCTTGCGCGGGATCGCCTCTGTGATCGCCCTGGCGCTGCTATGCGTGGCGTTGTTGTTGGTGTATACCTACCCTGCCGATCCCACCCCGGAAATCCCCGTGGCGGCGGGCTTCGCCGCGGCCGGGATCGCGCTTTTCCTGGCGGCCCGGACGATGAAAACCACCCCTGCGGAGGCCGCGCTCAACGCCAAGATCCGTCTGACCCGCCGCGGCGCGTGGACCGCGGCCGCGGTGCTGATGAGCATCATGACCGCCGTGATGATGCTGGCCTTCATGAGATTCGACCGCCAAAATTATCTCCCGGTGATCGGCATGTGGTTCGGCGCCATGGCCTGCTATCTGGCCGCCTTTTCCGCCGCCCCGCCGCTGCGGGAGGACATCCGGCGCTGGCTGCGGGGCCATTGGAAGGAGTGCCTGGCGGTGGCGGCCATAACCGCGCTGGGGGCGGGGCTGCGGTTCCACAAACTCGGCGACCTTCCCCGCGTGATCAACGGCGACGAAGGATGGATCGGAAACGTCGCCCTCTCCACCATCTCGCCGCCGCTCGCCAATCCGTTCGCGCTGTGGGAGAATTTCGGCGGCCTGCACCTGCAGATCATCAATTTGGCGTTCGTCTTTCTGGGCGTCAGCACCTTCTCCCTGCGGCTGATTCCGGCCGTCGCCGGAACCCTCGCCATCCCCGCGACCTACCTCCTCGCGCGGCAGGTCGCCGACAAGCGCGTGGCGCTGTTCACCGCGATCCTGCTGGCCGTCTCCCACACGCACATGAACTACAGCCGGACGGCCGCCGTCGGGTACATCCAGGATACCTGGTTCGTCCCGTTGGAGTTGTTTCTGCTGCTGAGCGGCCTGCGCCAAGGGAACCGCCTGCGCGCCGCGGCGGCGGGCGTGTTGATGGGGATCCAATTCGCCATCTACCTCACACCGCAGATCTTCTCCATGATGCTGGCCGTATTCAGCCTCCTCGTGCTTCTTCTGTTCCGGCGGCGGCTGTCCGGCGCCGGCCGGGTGTTGGCCGCCTTTTGGGGAGCCTTGGCGGTCAGCATCATCCCCCAGGCCGTGTTCGCCGCAGGCCACGCAGACGAATTCTTTAACCGCCTGAACACCGATGGCACGTTCCAATCCGGCTGGCTGTCGCTGCAAACGGCGGCGACCGGAAAGGGGGTGTCGGAAATCCTGGCCGGCCGCGTGGCGCACGCCTTCCTCACCCTCATCGCCTATCCGTCGATCGATTTCTACGGCTCGTTCATTTCCGTCCTCAGCCTCTTCACCGGCATATTCTTCCTCATCGGGCTCGCACTAGCCCTCCGGCGGACCCTGAGGCTGAATTACCTCCTGCTCAACGGATACTTCTGGGTCGGCCCGGTGGCAATCGGCCTGTTCGCCATCCCGGAATCCGCCGATTCCTACCGTATGCTGATGGTCCTTCCGGCCGCCATGCTGATGGCCGCCATTGGGCTGGATGCGGCGCTGGAAGCCATCGGGGCGGGTTGGAACAGCAACCGCAATCTCTACGTCGGAGTCGCCGCTTTCATCCTGGTCAACCTCTTCGTCTTCAACCAATGGGCGTACTTCGTCGATCACGCCGGGAAGTGCCGCTACGGCGGCGATTCGCAGACCCGCTTCGCCTCCTACCTGGGCCGATTCCTGGCCACCCTCGAGCCGCTGGATCCGGTGTACCTTCTCAGCGACACCGTCTACCGGTACGGCACGCATCTGTCGGTCGATTTTCTGAGTCAAAACAAATCCGTCACCAACGTCCCGGACGCCATCGATACCATCGACCCCATCTCCGGCGACATCCTGATCGCGAGTCCGAACCGGATTCAGGAACTCCTGGATTGGGCGCATCGGCATCCGGGAGGGGAACTCGAAGCTTTCTTCGACTGCGAAACCCTGTTTGTGTTGGTGTACCGCGTGCCCTAG